GTGCCCGGATCTACTTTGGCAAACTCAAACTCCGGCCCCATGGTCACTACCTCTTCTCCATCGTGTTCAATATCTTTTTGCAAGCTTATGAATTCCTTTATTTCAACTGGAGTTAAATTTATTTTTCCTGTTTCAGGTACATGTTTATCAAACCAGGTTATAGATTGGTCAACTGAAATACGCTGTATAACCTTTAGTTGCGGGCAGGCTTGCAGATTGTTTGACTGTATGAGGGGTGAATATGTGCTACCTGCACTTAAAGCCTTCTCCCCCATCACATCCGCTTCTTTCTCCAGTCCTGCATCATCATTGATGTTTACCTTGCTTTTGAGCTGCTTTGTGGGTTTTACCCTTCCTTGCTTTTGCTGTACTACGTGCCAGGCTTCATGGGGCAGGTGTTTTTCCTGGCTTGGGGCGAGGTGGATGTCTGTGCCCTGGGCATAGGCATGGGCTTGTAGCTGGGCGGGTTTGCTGGAGTTGTAGTGTACTTTCACATCGTCCATAGAGTAACCGGACAGGTTTTCGATGCCTGTTTTGAGGTTGTCGGGCAGCCCGGTGTTGTTGGCTTTTGGTTGCAGTGGGGCTGCTTTGCTTGTGGCTGAAGCATTCATGGTATCCTGCAACTTTCGCTGATAAACCGTGGCAGGACGATTGTCTGCAAGCTGAGCCATTCCACCCTGGGTGGGTTCATGGGTCGCCTTGGGGAGGCTAGTATTTTCCTGCTCCCGGTTTTTATCTGTTTTTGTTTGCATATCGTTGTTTAATTCTCTCTTCTAATTCTTTCTATATTTCAAATACTTATTACCAACTTCGGTCGCCTGACATACCGCTCAAAACACCCCTGTAATCCTCCGAAAGTTTTCAGGACAGGCTCTCAAGGGGATAGTAGGGCCGTGGATGTGTTTAAAACCTCCATTTCTTTATCACACCCCGTTTACCAAATACCGCTTTACCGGTCACTGTTTACGCTCAAAGTAGACACAGCAAATACGCAGGTTGATAAATTTAATCACAGCTTACAGAGCCAAATTGCGGCTTTACTAAACTTTGTAAGTTTGGTAAAGCTTACTGTTCGGTAACACCGGCTGAGGTTTATTACCTTAAAGCAGAGGTTGCTACCTTTCTGGGCATCAGCTCTCCCGGCAATGGTCTCCTGCCATAATTAAAGATTGTACCTCCGAATAAGCTTACTGTTCGGTAACACCGGCTGAGGTTTATTACCTTAAAGCAAGAGGTTGCTGCCTTTCTGAGCATCAGCTCTCCCGGCAATGGTCTCCTGCCATAATTAAAGATTGTACCTCCGAATGCCGTAGAGTCCTCTGCGAGAGACTCTACTGGGAAGTAAACCTCAATTTCTTTATCACACCCCATTTACCAAATACCGTTTTACCGGTCACTGTTTACTGATTACTGGTCACTGTTTACCAAACACTTCGGTCTTCGGTCTCCCGTCTTCCAACTTCAACCCCTTCCAACCACCGATCACTGATTACCGGTCACCGATTACCGCTCACCGCTCACCAGTCACCGACAACTTCAACTCAAAATAATCCCCTCCTTCTGCAACTCGCGCTGGATGGCTTCTTCGAGGTCTTTTTTCGAAATGGCGCTTTCATTGCGGGCTATGGCTCTGAGGGTGGACTTGCGCACTACGTTCATCAGTACACCTCCCGTTAGTTCGTATTTTTCGGCTACACTTCGTTTGTCGATGGATGGCTCCAGTGGGAGCTGATCGGAAAACGACTTTTCCAAAAGTGCGAGGCGCTCTTCCACGCCTGGCGTGCGAAACTCGATCATGGACTGGAACCGTCTGGTAAAGGCTTCGTCAATGTTTTCCTTCAGGTTTGTGGCCAGGATCACTACGCCTGAAAAATCTTCGATGCGCTGGAGCAGATAGCCTATCTCCTGGTTTCCAAACCGGTCGTTGGCACTGTTGACCTGGGTGCGCTTGCCAAAGAGAGAATCCGCTTCGTCAAAGAATAGGATCCAGTCGCTTTTTTCTGCCTGATCGAATACTTTGGCCAGGTTTTTCTCGGTTTCTCCGATGTACTTCGATACCACCATGCTCAGGTCTATTTTGTACACCGGCTTTCCGGTACTCTTCCCCAGCAGGGCCGCAGTCATGGTCTTGCCGGTACCGGGAGGACCGTAAAAAAGGCTTTTATAGCCAGGCTTTAGTCTCCTGCCAAGTCCCAGATCGCTCATAAGAATGTGCCCTAGTTCTGCCCACTCTTTGATCTCGCGGATGCTTTCCGAGGTTTTCTTGCTCAGCACTACATCTTCCCATTCGAGTTGGGTATCTATGAGTTGAGCAGGAAAGTCCTCCCCATACGTTGGGTGGAAAGCTTCACCAGTGATCAGAAAATCGATGTACTCATCGGCCACCAGCCACTCTCGGCTCAGTCGTGGTGTTCCCTTTCTGCGGGAGGCTCCGGTAATCACGTGGTTGGCTGTCAACACATGGCCGGGCCTGAAGATGTACTGGTAGTCCAGCCGCTTTTGCAGGTCATCACCCGCGAGGATGAACATGGCAGTTTCCGCAGTAGGCACGAGGCCGGAGTGCCCCTCCATAAACAGTCCGCCAAACTCGCTGAACCTACGGTCGTAGTCCTGGTTTTTGGATGAAAGGATATCCAGCACTCCGGGTTTGAGGTGCGGAGCCAGCCCAAGGATGAGGACCAACCGTTCGGCCACATTGAGGTCGTGTTGGTGCACGAACTCCACATAGGTGCCGCCACCTGCCGAAAGGTCGGGAACCGGGAGGTCTTCGATGGACAGATAAGGGGTGTCGTGCCCAAAGTGCAAGGCTATCCGAAGGTTGATCACTTCACTCAACCACTTCAGTTCATCGGTCAGTGCCTGTGCATTTTGTTGCAATGTATTGTTGTTTTTCATTACGATCATATCCATTCTACTATTAAAACTTCGTTCATCCAGGGCAGCTTCACGGCATTGAAGCTCCAGGGTAATTTTTCCAGGGTAATATCATAAGTTTGTTTGCTTACCTGCAATAGCCAGTGGCCGTCCCGGCTTTTGAGTAAACCCTCTCTATGGATGTAGGAGACGCGCAAACCTGCCGGAGTAAGGTTTTTCCAGTAAGGGCCTCTGGCAATGACCGCTTGCAGTAGTCCCTCAGCCATTTCTTTGTCGTCTTCGGTAAGCTGAACGGGTTCAACCGGTTCATCGAGGGGAATGCCGCATAGCACCTTATTCAAGGGCAGTTGCCCTTCGAACAGCTCTTCATCTGCGGCCTCCACGAGGTGCTGTAACACACAAGCGGCTTTGTTTCTGGCCTCGGCATTATGAAACTCCTTGTCGGTGAGTAGCCCGAGGTTTTCAAAGAATCGCTGTAAAAAGGGCCACAAAAGCACCAACCCTGCATTGTTAATGGCAATAAAATCGGTGTCTTCAAATTCGGATTGCATGGCTTCGATCACCCGGGGGGTTGAGATAGCCTGCATCTGCTTTAAAGTAGACTCAATCTGGTTGAGTTGTTTTGCCAGTGGCCGCAGACTGGCTTCTGTGATAGCCTTTAGCTTAGGGGCGTGGTTTTTCAACTCGTGCAGTAAGGTGTCTATATTTTCAATTCTTGCATGTGCTTCTTCACCGGTATGAGGTCTCATAGCCACCTCTCCTCCATCAAGGGCTTTCATCAGCTTTCGAAGTTCAATGAGTTCGGCAGGCCGGACCTGCTGAAATGAAGGCAGCTGAAGGAATGCAGAAAAGTGCTGAAAAAAGCGCTGCCAGGTGATGTTTTCAGGGTGTTTCTTTTGAAGCTTCCTTACCAGCAACTGTACTTCCTGCTGATCTCTGTTCACTACGGTCTTGCCCGTGCCCTGCCATTGGTTCGTAACCTGCTGATCTGCGCCCAACACGGTTAGCGCACTGGAAATTGTTGTCCTTTCCAGCCCTTCATAGTCTTTGGCGGTGGTTATCTGGCCAAAGGCTGCTGTCCAAAATGCTTTTGCAATCGCCCGGTCCGTTTGAGGCCTCGACCATTCGCCTGCATGCTGTTTCACCTGCCTGACAAATTCATTTTTGGTTTTGTGAAGGTGACTAACGTCTACGGTGGTCAGCAAGGCTAAGGATTGAAGCGTCTGCACTTCGGTAAATGTATTTAAGAACCGATTGAGGTAAGTGACGTTATACCTGAGCTGACTGATGAGGCCTTTGAAGGCGTTTTCCGGATGCTGTAGCAGTTCATTGAGCTGCTGATGTAAGTACGTCAGGCTCGCGTTGTCGGCCCACCAGGGGAGTATCCCGTTCATCAGGTAGTAGGATACTACTCGCAAGGGTGTTCTGTCCGGAGTTGTTGTTTCATTTTCCTGCTTATGCTCTTCGGGCGGTTGATGTGCTGCCAGGGCCTGGGCAAACTTTTTGGCAAATACTTCCTCAATCTCCTCCAAACGTACCTGCCCTAAATCGATGGTCAGCTGCGCTATCTGATACTGAATATCATCTTTGCTGAAACGGTCGCTCAGTTGCCTGTCAATGATAGGCACGAGTTTTTCCCGGTAGAGGTCACCTATTTTCCTTTGGGTGGTAAATACATCCTTTTCTTTTGGCATTCGCATCTCGAGGACCTGCCGGTTGACGATATGTTTCTTTTGCAGCATCTTTATCTGTTAAGGTTAATCAGGGTTGACTTCGCTTAAAAACCGGTTAAAGGCCTGATCAAAAAGCTGCATTTCAGCCCTGCCCAGCCACTTGACATGTACTTTCAGGTGGGTGGGTGTCTCTTCTCTTATGGTGTCTTCTACAAACTTTCTGAACTGGTCATTCTGATAGCGCTCTACCCAATTGGGGATGGCAAAGGTCAGCTGGAGTGAGTAGGGATCGTGGTTTTTGCGGACCTTATTCCACCTCCCGGTGGCTTCGCTTTCGGCAAACGGAACAGGGATCTCAAAACCGTTTTCGGTTATGGTGCCTACCTGATGGAGGCCATCATAGTGGGTGGTTCCTGTTATTTCTATGAGATCTCCCTCCTGAAGGTTGTGTTCTGCCACCTGGCAAAGGGTATTGCTCTCCTTGGAAGTTTTGGAAAAGGCCTGTATGGATTCTGTTAAAACATGGTATCTGAGATCGGGCTGTGTCCTTCTCCAGGTAGCCTCGTTCGCTGATCCTTCAAAGGCTATCGCTATTTCAAAGGCACCTTCTTTTACGGCAACCACTTCATACGCACCCTCATATTGCTCATTGCCTCGTATATTTACTCTATCACCTTTTACGAGGGTGTGGTCCGGTGCAAGGCATTGGGTATGTCCTTCACTTTCCCCGGCTTCGAAACCGGTAATCTCTCCGGGTGTATAGTGGGTTCTCACCGGGTATCGATCGTAAGCACCAGGCCTGAGCAGGATGTGTTCTACCATATGAAATCCTTCTGTATCTGCATCGGCAAGGTTTCTTCGGGTATAGTCGTTTATACCTATTTTCCTGGCGATCCTTTTCTCCAGGCCTGATACGTTATCGGTGTTCCAATACTCCTTTTCGCAGTCATACGCTTTGGCTCTGCCTCCACTTATCTTATCGTAGTCTTTTAAGAAGCGGGTTTTATCTTTGATAAGCTGTCTGGATATTTCATTGGCTCTGTTATCACTTTCGAAAGACCGTTGCTGCAACAGGTCAGGATTGGTTTCGGAAAGTTGTTCTGATCTTTTTGGGGCGCCCTCTGATACGCCCTGCAGAAATACTCCATAGCGGCTGAATTTTTCTCCAAAGCGGGCCAGCAGGTGGTTTAGAAATATGTTTTTACGATTCAGGCTATCGGCAGAGTCGGCTGTCATTTCTGCCAGGTATTGTTCATAGCTTTCCTCGCCTACCAGTATGTCTTCTATTCCTGCCCCCGATCCTGTTAACGACTGGTTGAAATAGGTCCGGGTATCATCACCATCAAAGCTGACCAGGTCCTTAAAATGGGCCGTCTGAGAAAAATAATTGGCCAGTTGCTGCTCAAATAAGGCGAGATAGGCCTTGAGTTGTTTGGCCTGCATTTTTCTTTTCTCCGGGGCTGACTCTGGAAGTTCTGAGTCTCCTAAACCAAAATTGGACGGAAAGTAGTTTTGAATAGAGTAGTAACGGGATATGTTCCGGTCTTTGGTTTCGGGGAGCACCATATCGGGCTCTGCCGAATGCAATACGTTCCGGTCAATTGATCCTCTGATTTTCAGGTTATACAATGCGATCACCCTGTCTGCATCTATGTTCGCTTTCAGTCCCTGAGAGGTAAATTGCAGGTGCTCAAGGGTACCTCTGACATCCAGTTTCGGGGCTTTGAGCGGGTCTAATGGCAGCACCCATTTTTTGATCACATCACCTGATGCTACGGATAGTTCATCGATAGATGAAATACCTTCTTCATCCATGATTTCCCTGATCACATCAGAGGAGTGGACTTCTCTCACCCGGGCTTGACGCTGCAGCTCTTCATTATTGATAAACCCGTGTCTCAGCAAGGGGCCTTCAAAGATCTCATCGGTGGTTTTCCCTTGTTCCAAAAGTTGTGACAGGGAATAAAAACGAATGCGTGGTGAAAGATAGGTAGCCACGCGGAACAACACATCGGCTATCAGTTGATTTACATTCTCTACCTTATCGGTCAGGTTGATCACTCCTTGCAGGCGGATGAGCTGCTCGTTGAGGAGCGTGACTTCATCAAAATCTTCACAAACACCACGAACTGCCTGTAATCTGGCTTTTACATGGTTTGAAATATCAATACCTGTTTCATTGGACCAATCATCTTTTTCGATGTCTACTTTGTACAGGCCTCTGGGTTTGATGCCTCCACCTGGCTCTTCATTATTTGGACCCGCCTCAGGTTTAACATAAGGCACTTTTTCGATCCATGCATTTTTTACGCCCTCTACGTCTATGACAATCTTGCGCAGGTCCAGTAACGTGACGGGATTAACAGTTAATATTTTGGCAGGTCCATAGAGTTCTTCGTATGAACTGCTGCCATCTCTGCCGAGCAGGTCAGGGATGTCGTAGTCGATGCGGTAGGCCAGGTCAGTGATGGCATAGCAGAGCTGCTCTAAAATGGTGATGCCCGGATCGTGGGTGTTGTGGTCGGTCCAGGTGCTCCCGGCCATTTGCTGTATGAGCTTTATTCCCTCTGCCCGAAGAAAATCATAGCTCAATGCAGAGTCTTGGGGCAGGTCTTTGGGTATGGTAATTGGTTTTGTCATTTTAATAGTTCTTATGGTCATTTGGATATCAACCTTTGGGCGTAGCCGGGTAATTACTAAAGTCAGTGCTTACAGTTTTATGATGTATGCCAGCACATAGTACGGCGGGCGGTTTTCATGAGACTTGCTACCTCCGGTATCATTGGTATCAAATGAGTGGCTGTGTTTGCCGGCACTACCTGTAGTTCCGGAAGATGAGGCATAGTAATCATAATGATTTCCTGTTTTAGCCCCACGGCCGTGCTTTTTACTTCCTGAGAAACTATGGTTATGTTCACCTGCATCTTTGGTGGACCCGGAGTGGCTGTGAGCCGGCAACTGTGCCGTGGTCAGGGTTACCTGCTCCTGGCCTCCTGTGTTGCCGATCGTGTCGTAATCACCTGTACCACCAAGCCCTACGATAAATCTTCCGGTAAGGTCGGGGGTACCATTTTCGCCATTACAAAGGGCCCATCCGGCCGGGGCATTATCGCCTGACCACATGCAAATGACGCCTTTGGGTAGCCGGTCATCTACATAGGATTTCACTGATTTTTGGGTAGGGATCCTTTCGTCACTGGCATTATTGCCATCCATATTGGAGCTCTTGGAAAAGTTTGTGGCCATTAACGGGCCTTCTACGTTCATACCGCCTTCGGCAAAGACTTTCACCTTTCTTGATGCTCCGGTGTTGCCTGAGGCCATACCATGTATTTTCAGGGCATTTTCTTCATCTATTGAAATTTTGGCGGAGTTTTCATTTTTACCCTGGTTAGGCCCTCCAAATAAAATGCTGCTACTGGTGATATGCATTGAGGCATCTGGCGAGCTGTCTTTACCTGCACCCTGAACACTCAGGGGCGCTGCCGGGTTTTCGGTGCCTAAGCCGAGCTTTCCTAAAACAAAGCTGGGTTTCTCCTGCGCGCCACTTAGGCGCACTCCTTCACGGGTATCTCCGCCTCTTACGGATACTTTTCCATCACTTTTATCTTCGGTCACTTCAAAGATCCGGGAGTGCTGCTTTGTGTTAGAGACAACCGAAAGGGCCGACTCGCTATCACTTCCGTGAATGGTCAGTTTTGACTCTGGCTCTATGGTGCCAATGCCTACTTTTCCATCTTCTAACCTGATAAACAGCCGGCTCTTTCCTGATTTATCTTTGATGTTGAGTCCACGCTGGTTGGTGTCGGGTTCCAAGGGGTCGACTCTGGGGTTCAGGTTGAGCGACCACTCTGCACTTTTTTTAGAAAAGTCTGTATACAGATCCAGGATTCCCTGGGTGCCTACCTCCTCACCTTCAGCTTGCAGGGCCAGTGGGCTTCCCTGCACTTTGGCTATTCCGTCTTCTGCCTGGTTGATGCCTGCATCTACCAGTTGGGCAAAATGCTCCTGGGTCGGGATCTTGTTTTTCAGGAAATGGTTTTTAAGTTCTGATCGGTTTTTCTTATTGATTTCCATAAGGCTATTTTCTTTAAAATGTCATATTTCTTTCTTGTGATACTTATCTGATATCTTCTCCTACTTTAAAATCAAGCTGTACTTTCATGTAGTTGATCCCTTCGAAGCTGTCTTCGTTGAAGGCACTTTCACTCAGCACATCTATCTCGTGTGAGGGGGCCGAAACCATGACCATATCTGAGCGGGACGGGATAACGGCTGCTTTCCCATCATTGATGGCCCGGACGTCTACAAAGGTTTTTCCATCTTCACTTTGAAATAATTTCAGGTGTGCGACATAATCTATGTAGGGCCTTTCGGCAATGAAGTTGATCAGCACACTTGCATTCAATGAGCCTCCAATCCTGATATCACCCTGATCGTTGTAGGCCCATGGGGAAAGGAAGCGCTTGATCTCTTCTATCAGTTTGGCTTTGTAAAATTCCTCGTCATATCCGGGGTAGAATTTTACTGAGCACCGGGTAAGTACTTGCAGATAAAACGGGTTTTGTACTACCACTTCGGCATGTGCCGGTGAGTGGGTGTCGAGGTGCTTTCTGATCTCGAAAAGTGTATCTGCGGCTACTTTGGGGGCAAACGGATTAAAAGGCTGGGTTCCCTTGATGTCGGGTATCACTACCACATCCACCCTGCCTGGTTCCTCTTTTGCCGGAAGGCATTTGACTTTGAACACCTGGGGGAACCTGTCTAAGACCATGTGCTCATAATCCCACATGGTAAGGGCCCTGTTTTTATGCCTGAGTCGCTCACTGATGCGTTTGTAAAGGTCATTGCCCTGCTCTGCAGGTTTGCCTTTGCTGGATGTAAAGGGTTGTGTGACCGATACAATCTCAGAAAAGGTTTTCTTCGTTTCCGTAATGGTTTCCGCCTTCAGGGGTGTTGCAAAATGGGAAGGGGCTACGGTTTCACTGGAAAGTGTAGCGCTTATGGCCTGGGCCAGGATGTCAACCGTATCGGAAACCCCTACTATGTTCTTGTCTACATCGATTTTGAGCCAATGCAGTGCATCCGGCATCAGGGTGCCTCCGGTAGTGGCATCAGCGGGTACTTTGATCCGTACTATACCGGTATTGATCAGGCCGTTGGTGGTGTCTGAGATGATCGCTGATGAGGGCAGACCGACCCATTCATTGTTTCGCAGATAGCTCCACTGTAGTACTGTTTTTTCTACATCAGGGTCAGCACTTCCTTCTGCCATCTGGAAGAGCACGGACAGTATCTGGGGTGCATCCAGATCAGCTATACCCAGGAAAAGCTCCCCTTCGTTGCGATATAGCGGCAGCAATGCCGCATTTTCCTGTTCCAGAAGTTGCTTAAACCCAAAAGGGTGCATATGGTACAGGGCATCATGATCTTTTGCTCCGGCTTTATCAGGGATGATGTCGGTATAGGCGGAATAGTTCAGATGTAGGCTTTTGAGTTTAGGCTGATAAGGTGGATTGATGATCAGTGTTTTTATTTCCGGTTTGTCTGACATTGCCTGTCTTACAAAAAGCGTATTGAAAATGGAATGCTGAAAATCAAGCGGGCTGAGTTCCAGTTTGAAATAACGACTCCAGTCCAGCACTTCTTCTGCTCCCATCTCAACATTAGGATCCTGACGGTAGGTGTAGGTTTCCGGAAAGTTGTGTGCCAGCCTCATGTGTACGTCATGTGGCTCTCTTGGATCATCCAGCAATTCGTCTGCAAACAAGGTGATGTTGCCCACTTTAACATCTTCGTTGGCATTATGAAAAAATACCTCGGCTTTGAAATCTGTGTTTCCTTTTATGGTGTAAAAATCTGGCGTTTCGCCTTGGTCTTCGTCTTTGTCTTTTACCGGCTCGTCTTTCAGGATGTGCCAGTAGTTTTGATAGTATGCGCTAAAGTCTTCGGGTGCTTTTACCCATTGCATTTGCAGGTCGAGACTCTCCAGTTTCTTCAGTGAAATTTCTTTGTTGGTAAAGTAAAAGCTATTGCCCGTTTCCGGCTCTGTGCCAAAGGGTTCAAAGGGCTTTTTGGCACTGATCACTCCCTCGTCATTTTGCAGGGTAATGTCTTTGACGTTTTTTACATCTACTGACAGTTGTATCTTGTTCAGTTTCAGGTCCATCAGGCTGTGGTAATGACTCATGTAACGCTCCTTGCCTATCTCATCGGCCAAAAAGTGGTTTAAAGAAAGTGCCAGGGCCGGATAGGCTGCATCAACATACTGCACCTGATCTTTGGCTTTAAAGGGCACCACGGGCACATCGCTTTCCCGCAGGTTGATCACTACTTTCAACCCTTTTAAATAGACTTGTTGGGGAGAATATTTGCGTACTGCCTGGAGAAATTCATCTGCACTGAGTTCCAGGTCCCCTGCTTTACTGACTTCTACTTCTTCTTGGGAGACTACAGTTGTGACCTGATAGATCAACCCATTGAGGTCAACCAGATATTTGCCGATGTCTAACGGGCTAAAATCCTGGCCTTCGGATTTGATATACTTCTTCTTGTCAGTGATATTGCCGGCAACTTCATCGGATGCTGTGTCTGATATCGCTTCAAACTGTCCTTGATAGGTGCCTTCATACTCTCTGCCAATGTAGTCTCCGAATTCAAACGTGGTATTGGGCGGAATGAACCACTGCTCTTCGCTACTCAGGTGGATCTGAAATGGTCTCTCAACACCCAAACTGAAAAGCGAACTGATCGGATCGGCATTATCGCTTTGCAAAGCAAAATCCATCAACACGGTGATCTGTCTTCTGCCTTCGGTGAGCAACAGTGTGGGGGTGCTTATGGCCAGGCCAATGTTGGCGGGCTTCAGGTCTAAGGCTACACCTTGCTGCCTGCTGCCAAAGGTCTTGAATCGCTTGCTTTCATCATCGTCTCCATATTCGTTAAAGGCATGGGCTTTGGCATCGGATGCAGCGTAAATATCTGACAGTTCTTCCCTAACCGGGGAAGGCAGTATAAAGCCTCGTGTTTCCCTGTCGGCCAGTTCCAGCAACCTATACACTTTATTCCAGTCTTCTTCTTTGGCATTTGCCTCCTCGCCAGTGCGGGCGATGTGATCAAAGTGCTGCTTATCCAGTTTCAGCTCTTCGAAGATGTAATCGGTGGCTTCCTGGCTGATAGCCGGATTGTCGTTCAGCAGGTCTTTATGTACTGAGGCAAAAGATGTAAGACCACCTCGATACAGCGGCAGGTTATCTCCTGGCTTCGGGCTTCCGTACACATGCTTTACCATAGCCTCAAAGCCTTCGTTTTCTCTGATCGCTTTTAATTTGTCCTGTCTTCTTTTTCTGATTTTGGCTTTAAATGCGTTATCTAAGGCATCGTAGACAGGCTGCCAGTTGGTGGGTATATCCTGGCTTTCTTCTCGGCTCTTTTGAAAGATCAGTTTGAAGTCTTCCACGGAAAGGAATAGTTGACCCGTCACATAGTTTTTTGCTGCTACGTTATCCTGCTCCACCAGGGTATCCAGGGCTATGAGGTCTTCCACGCCTTCGGGTAATATTGGCAACGGATCACCGGGCGCAGGGTGGCCCAGTGCTGCTTCCAGCATACGGGTAAGGCCTCTATCTAAGGTGTCTGCATTTTCACGGTGGATATCCTGTATGGCAAGAAGTCGTTTATCAACAAATACATTTTTCAATTGGGCTATTCTGGCCCGGCTGATGATGGTGTCTTCGTCAACGGCATAGTGCAGCGGGTTGCCGTCTTCATCTTCTCCGGCCAGCAGGGTGGTCCCTTTTTTCACTTCCAGTTTGTCAACGTCTTCTGCCAGCCCTAGCAGTACATTGACTACATCAGGTACAGCTTCTCGCGGAGTAAGGGCCAGACGCTCTTTAAAGTAAAAGTCCAGGTGTTTCCGGGTCAGGCCGTTGAGTTGTTCTTTAACATGGTGGAGTAACTTCAGGAATGTTATAAAGAGTACCGAATGGGGTCGTGACAGCCTGGACATCAGTTTCTCATCACTGGCAAAGCTGTCAGGGTCCTCTACAAATGCTGCGAGCTGGCTGGCCCACTGTGCCCGCTGCAGCTCTTTTCCTTTTGGTGACGCTGCTTTGTACTGTATGGCATCATCGATCAAAAACAGTTCCCAGGTGGCTGTCAACTGGTTTTGTTCATCAAAGAATCTTAATTCTTGTGCCAGGCGCTGCGCTTCAACAATAAGCTGCTCTAAGCTCCTGTCATCTACCTTCACATGCGCTGGGTCAAGCAATGGGTTGTTGCGGTCTTGCTGACTGGTGCCATCCCTGAGCAGGAGTTTCTGAGGTGTTAAGTTATCGGTCATCTGTGCTAAATGGTTTGAATTAAGTTGCCTTAGTGTTCTTGTTGTTTGTTATAAATTGCCCTGTACCGGGATATACTTGTATGGGGTCGGCTGTATTGACTGGTGGTGCCATTTTCGCGGGCGATGTGACCTTGAATTGTGAAACGAATGTTTTTCCTTTCAAAATGATCTTTTTACGCCCGCTTTTGGTTTTCTGCGTTAGTTGCCCGGGTTTTAACTCTTTGATGGTCAGGGTTCCTTTTCCCGGCTGAGAGAAAATAGAGGTGGTATAATCGCAAGGGATCTCTACACTTTTTTCATCTCGCTCTACGCATACCCGCTTGCCGTTAATGGTTG
This region of Fulvivirga ulvae genomic DNA includes:
- a CDS encoding contractile injection system tape measure protein — translated: MLQKKHIVNRQVLEMRMPKEKDVFTTQRKIGDLYREKLVPIIDRQLSDRFSKDDIQYQIAQLTIDLGQVRLEEIEEVFAKKFAQALAAHQPPEEHKQENETTTPDRTPLRVVSYYLMNGILPWWADNASLTYLHQQLNELLQHPENAFKGLISQLRYNVTYLNRFLNTFTEVQTLQSLALLTTVDVSHLHKTKNEFVRQVKQHAGEWSRPQTDRAIAKAFWTAAFGQITTAKDYEGLERTTISSALTVLGADQQVTNQWQGTGKTVVNRDQQEVQLLVRKLQKKHPENITWQRFFQHFSAFLQLPSFQQVRPAELIELRKLMKALDGGEVAMRPHTGEEAHARIENIDTLLHELKNHAPKLKAITEASLRPLAKQLNQIESTLKQMQAISTPRVIEAMQSEFEDTDFIAINNAGLVLLWPFLQRFFENLGLLTDKEFHNAEARNKAACVLQHLVEAADEELFEGQLPLNKVLCGIPLDEPVEPVQLTEDDKEMAEGLLQAVIARGPYWKNLTPAGLRVSYIHREGLLKSRDGHWLLQVSKQTYDITLEKLPWSFNAVKLPWMNEVLIVEWI
- a CDS encoding tail fiber protein; this translates as MEINKKNRSELKNHFLKNKIPTQEHFAQLVDAGINQAEDGIAKVQGSPLALQAEGEEVGTQGILDLYTDFSKKSAEWSLNLNPRVDPLEPDTNQRGLNIKDKSGKSRLFIRLEDGKVGIGTIEPESKLTIHGSDSESALSVVSNTKQHSRIFEVTEDKSDGKVSVRGGDTREGVRLSGAQEKPSFVLGKLGLGTENPAAPLSVQGAGKDSSPDASMHITSSSILFGGPNQGKNENSAKISIDEENALKIHGMASGNTGASRKVKVFAEGGMNVEGPLMATNFSKSSNMDGNNASDERIPTQKSVKSYVDDRLPKGVICMWSGDNAPAGWALCNGENGTPDLTGRFIVGLGGTGDYDTIGNTGGQEQVTLTTAQLPAHSHSGSTKDAGEHNHSFSGSKKHGRGAKTGNHYDYYASSSGTTGSAGKHSHSFDTNDTGGSKSHENRPPYYVLAYIIKL
- a CDS encoding ATP-binding protein; translation: MIVMKNNNTLQQNAQALTDELKWLSEVINLRIALHFGHDTPYLSIEDLPVPDLSAGGGTYVEFVHQHDLNVAERLVLILGLAPHLKPGVLDILSSKNQDYDRRFSEFGGLFMEGHSGLVPTAETAMFILAGDDLQKRLDYQYIFRPGHVLTANHVITGASRRKGTPRLSREWLVADEYIDFLITGEAFHPTYGEDFPAQLIDTQLEWEDVVLSKKTSESIREIKEWAELGHILMSDLGLGRRLKPGYKSLFYGPPGTGKTMTAALLGKSTGKPVYKIDLSMVVSKYIGETEKNLAKVFDQAEKSDWILFFDEADSLFGKRTQVNSANDRFGNQEIGYLLQRIEDFSGVVILATNLKENIDEAFTRRFQSMIEFRTPGVEERLALLEKSFSDQLPLEPSIDKRSVAEKYELTGGVLMNVVRKSTLRAIARNESAISKKDLEEAIQRELQKEGIILS